Proteins encoded by one window of Mariniplasma anaerobium:
- the pstB gene encoding phosphate ABC transporter ATP-binding protein PstB yields the protein MTTNKPITFSIKNLDLFYGEKQALNQIELPIYEKEVTALIGPSGCGKSTFLRVLNRMNDLIDSCVIKGDVLYHQDDIYRKDTDIIELRTKVGMVFQKPNPFPMSIYDNITYGPKCQGIKNKQVLNEIVETSLKQAAIWDEVKDRLKESALSLSGGQQQRLCIARTIAMKPEVILMDEPTSALDPVATAKIEDLIVELKKEYTIVIVTHNMQQAARISDKTAFFLMGEVVEFGDTNHMFSTPKHKKTEEYITGRFG from the coding sequence ATGACAACAAATAAACCAATTACATTTAGTATTAAAAACCTAGATTTATTCTATGGAGAAAAACAAGCCTTAAATCAAATTGAATTACCAATATATGAAAAAGAAGTTACAGCTTTAATTGGTCCTTCTGGATGTGGAAAATCAACTTTTTTAAGAGTATTAAATAGAATGAATGATTTGATTGATTCTTGTGTGATTAAAGGCGATGTTTTATATCACCAAGATGATATTTATAGAAAAGATACTGATATTATTGAACTTAGAACAAAAGTTGGTATGGTGTTTCAAAAACCAAACCCATTTCCAATGAGCATTTATGACAATATAACTTATGGTCCTAAGTGTCAAGGCATTAAAAATAAACAAGTTTTAAATGAAATTGTTGAAACGAGTTTAAAACAAGCAGCAATCTGGGATGAAGTCAAAGATCGCTTAAAAGAAAGTGCGCTATCTTTATCAGGTGGTCAGCAACAAAGACTGTGTATAGCAAGAACAATTGCGATGAAGCCAGAAGTTATTTTAATGGATGAGCCAACAAGTGCACTAGATCCTGTTGCAACTGCAAAAATAGAAGATTTAATTGTAGAATTAAAAAAAGAATATACAATTGTTATTGTGACACATAACATGCAACAAGCTGCTAGAATTTCTGATAAGACTGCATTCTTTTTAATGGGAGAGGTTGTTGAATTTGGCGATACAAACCATATGTTTTCAACACCTAAACATAAGAAAACAGAAGAATATATCACGGGTAGATTTGGATAA
- the pstA gene encoding phosphate ABC transporter permease PstA — translation MLNRKVKERLYKFTTYGAAFFSLGVLLMIIGFVFINGFKLLNIDLITHNYTAVTYISDLNDGFVLNEYQSNIEIDENTYYSQKWGVALTDDTDLQGKNVIVVTYVHEDSPLNTLNNKGVGSLTLSLRKDYEIIRIAFDGAASALSSRGAQNMINLLDAQDNIRELEFQTTGGGIRGSIITTIYLIGLTLIFALPIGVGAAIYLNEYAKNNRFNNMLRTFIETLTGVPSIIYGLMGLAIFVPITIKLTSATGGNLISGSMTLAVILLPIIIRTTEESLKVVPDDYRYASLALGASKTQTVFKVILPSAFSGILTATLLAIGRIIGESAALVFAIGTSIKDDIYLTDKSASLAVHIWSMMTDEPANIELSSTIAIIILFMVLVLNISVKLISKRFMRKYGVTQ, via the coding sequence ATGTTAAATAGAAAAGTAAAAGAAAGATTATATAAATTTACAACTTATGGAGCAGCATTTTTCTCACTTGGTGTTTTATTAATGATTATAGGGTTTGTCTTTATCAATGGTTTTAAATTATTAAATATTGATTTAATAACCCATAACTATACAGCTGTTACTTATATTTCAGATTTGAATGATGGATTTGTTTTAAATGAATATCAATCCAATATAGAAATTGATGAAAATACATATTATTCCCAAAAATGGGGAGTTGCATTAACAGATGATACAGATCTTCAAGGTAAAAATGTTATCGTTGTTACTTATGTCCATGAAGATTCACCTTTAAATACATTAAATAATAAAGGTGTCGGATCTCTTACATTATCCCTTAGAAAAGACTATGAGATCATAAGAATAGCTTTTGATGGAGCAGCTAGTGCGCTATCTAGTAGAGGAGCGCAAAATATGATTAATCTACTAGATGCACAAGATAATATAAGAGAACTAGAGTTTCAAACAACTGGTGGAGGTATTAGAGGGTCTATTATCACAACAATTTATTTGATAGGACTCACCTTAATATTTGCACTACCTATTGGAGTTGGTGCAGCAATTTATTTAAACGAATATGCGAAAAACAATCGATTTAACAATATGCTAAGAACATTTATAGAAACACTTACAGGGGTACCTTCTATTATCTATGGATTAATGGGGTTGGCTATATTTGTTCCAATTACGATTAAATTAACATCAGCAACTGGTGGCAATCTGATCTCAGGATCTATGACTTTAGCTGTGATCTTACTTCCAATCATCATCAGAACAACAGAAGAAAGTCTTAAAGTTGTCCCAGATGACTATAGATACGCCTCCTTAGCCCTTGGAGCAAGTAAGACGCAAACTGTATTCAAGGTTATTCTTCCAAGTGCTTTTAGCGGCATATTGACCGCAACCCTACTTGCAATTGGTAGAATCATTGGAGAAAGTGCTGCGCTAGTATTTGCGATAGGGACATCAATTAAAGATGATATCTATTTAACTGATAAATCAGCATCACTAGCAGTTCATATTTGGTCAATGATGACAGATGAACCAGCAAATATAGAACTTTCATCAACCATTGCGATTATTATTTTATTTATGGTACTAGTTTTAAATATTTCCGTTAAGTTAATTTCAAAAAGATTTATGAGAAAGTATGGTGTGACTCAATGA
- the pstC gene encoding phosphate ABC transporter permease subunit PstC, translating into MQQLMNIRKSKNGKNKMIDIIVRGVLFFLAILSSSFVFIVAGVILFKGITPFISNNGGLGSVNFFSFITGDTWLRGETFNSNLYAIGFIIVSTVYIALLSLLISFPIGVLTALFIAKIAPKKLAEVLRTVTELLASIPSIIYGLFGAGLVLKVVYEASALIGYQSKGGNSVLSSVIVLAIMTIPTITSISEVAIRSVDKEIINGSLALGASPMQTNFKVVLSAAKSGIFTAVILGIGRVLGEATAVSLVAGGRRSGLSFDILDTTSTLTTIMLEGMKETVGLDYDIRFSVGIILMVVILLTNLILNIVKRKVGHVDVK; encoded by the coding sequence ATGCAACAATTAATGAATATAAGAAAATCAAAGAATGGTAAAAACAAAATGATTGATATTATTGTTAGAGGTGTTTTGTTCTTTCTAGCAATTTTATCATCATCATTTGTCTTTATTGTAGCAGGGGTTATTTTATTTAAGGGTATTACACCATTTATCTCAAATAATGGTGGATTAGGAAGTGTTAATTTTTTCTCATTTATAACAGGAGATACTTGGCTTAGAGGAGAAACATTTAACTCAAATTTATATGCGATTGGATTTATTATTGTTAGTACTGTTTATATTGCATTACTCTCATTACTTATAAGTTTCCCAATTGGTGTATTAACCGCATTATTTATAGCAAAAATAGCTCCTAAGAAATTAGCAGAAGTCTTAAGAACAGTTACAGAATTACTAGCTTCAATCCCTTCTATTATTTATGGATTATTTGGAGCAGGTCTTGTTTTAAAAGTTGTATATGAGGCAAGTGCACTTATCGGTTATCAATCTAAGGGTGGGAATTCTGTATTATCTTCGGTCATTGTATTAGCGATTATGACAATACCGACTATTACTTCAATTTCTGAAGTAGCAATTAGATCAGTTGATAAAGAAATCATCAATGGATCACTTGCATTGGGTGCATCACCCATGCAAACAAATTTTAAGGTCGTTTTATCAGCAGCAAAATCCGGTATATTTACAGCCGTAATCCTAGGCATCGGAAGAGTTTTGGGTGAAGCAACCGCAGTAAGTTTAGTTGCTGGTGGCAGAAGATCAGGCCTATCTTTTGATATTTTAGACACAACCTCAACCTTAACAACCATCATGTTAGAAGGTATGAAAGAAACAGTTGGATTAGATTATGATATCCGCTTTTCAGTAGGCATTATCTTGATGGTCGTTATTTTATTGACAAATCTCATATTAAATATAGTTAAACGTAAGGTGGGACATGTCGATGTTAAATAG
- a CDS encoding substrate-binding domain-containing protein, which translates to MKKIKGLSLVIILALGFMLTACQSDETFNTDSNITVYTRDTTSGTRAGFMGGIGFAEAESSDDVLVEGFVIKDNTGIMTSMSTDEYGIGYVSLASLTDDIKGLSYEGIEPTVDNVINNTYGLKRPFNWMVRQAGDYPSQDVEDLVEAFVAFLTTTDAADIINNAGAVALPATQTWDDIKADYPITNQDNSTVTLRFGGSDSIQKVAEALTQAFVAKAGNFVADHDHTGSGDAYKRVVGSQKDESVGKDVGFASRPFKETELEVDGTALDMDQYGQLAWDAIVAIVHVNNPLNNVSAEDLKKIYDGTYLLWSDLISE; encoded by the coding sequence ATGAAGAAAATTAAAGGATTAAGTTTAGTAATAATTTTAGCATTAGGCTTCATGCTTACTGCTTGTCAAAGTGATGAAACATTTAACACAGATAGTAATATAACAGTATATACAAGAGATACCACATCAGGCACAAGAGCTGGTTTTATGGGTGGTATTGGATTTGCAGAAGCAGAATCAAGTGATGATGTTTTAGTTGAAGGATTTGTAATAAAAGATAATACAGGCATCATGACTTCGATGTCAACTGATGAATATGGTATTGGTTATGTATCATTAGCAAGTCTAACTGATGACATTAAAGGGCTATCTTATGAAGGTATTGAACCAACGGTTGATAATGTAATTAATAATACATATGGATTAAAAAGACCATTTAATTGGATGGTTCGTCAAGCTGGTGATTATCCAAGTCAAGATGTAGAAGATCTAGTTGAAGCATTTGTAGCATTCTTAACAACTACTGATGCAGCAGATATTATTAATAACGCTGGAGCAGTTGCACTACCTGCGACACAAACTTGGGATGACATCAAAGCAGATTATCCTATAACTAATCAAGATAATAGCACAGTTACTCTTAGATTTGGTGGATCTGACTCCATTCAAAAAGTTGCAGAAGCACTTACACAAGCGTTTGTTGCAAAAGCTGGTAATTTTGTAGCAGATCATGACCACACAGGTTCAGGAGATGCTTATAAGAGAGTTGTAGGATCACAAAAAGATGAATCAGTAGGTAAAGATGTTGGATTTGCATCTAGACCATTTAAAGAAACTGAATTAGAAGTTGATGGAACTGCATTAGATATGGATCAATATGGACAACTTGCATGGGATGCAATCGTTGCAATCGTACATGTAAATAATCCATTAAATAATGTGTCTGCTGAAGATTTAAAGAAAATTTATGATGGAACATACCTTCTTTGGTCAGATTTAATTAGTGAATAA
- a CDS encoding ABC transporter ATP-binding protein, giving the protein MNVIELKDLTKYYGKAKGCKDVNLEVKEGEIFGFIGPNGAGKSTTIRTMLSLIYPTSGTATIFGKDAIEFGSEIRKEIGYLPSEIFYYDKMKVIDLLNYSASFYDKDCTQRIAELAEIMELDLNRRIQDLSYGNKKKVGIVQGLLHSPKLLILDEPTTGLDPLMQQKFFKLIEQENKNGVTVLFSSHILSEVQQLCNRVAIIKDGEIISIQDIKTLQKDSYKKFSITGKNLNNGKFDISGVSQLIQKDDHVSFFFKGDVNQIVKIMSTLKLKDISIEEPTLEEIFMHYYE; this is encoded by the coding sequence ATGAATGTTATAGAACTTAAGGACTTAACTAAATATTATGGAAAAGCTAAAGGATGTAAGGATGTAAACTTAGAAGTTAAAGAAGGAGAAATCTTTGGCTTTATTGGTCCAAATGGTGCTGGTAAATCAACAACCATTAGAACCATGCTTTCTTTAATCTATCCAACCAGTGGGACTGCAACTATTTTTGGTAAGGATGCCATTGAGTTTGGTAGCGAAATTAGAAAAGAAATTGGTTATCTTCCTTCTGAAATATTTTATTATGACAAAATGAAAGTTATAGATCTTTTAAACTACTCAGCAAGTTTTTATGATAAAGATTGTACACAAAGAATTGCTGAACTTGCAGAGATTATGGAACTTGATCTCAATCGAAGAATCCAAGATTTATCTTATGGAAATAAGAAAAAAGTAGGTATCGTGCAAGGCCTACTTCATAGTCCAAAACTTCTTATCTTAGATGAACCTACAACAGGATTAGATCCTTTAATGCAACAAAAGTTTTTTAAACTTATCGAACAAGAAAATAAGAACGGTGTAACTGTTTTATTTAGTTCACATATATTAAGTGAAGTGCAACAACTATGTAATCGAGTCGCTATCATTAAAGATGGAGAAATCATTAGCATTCAAGATATAAAGACATTACAAAAAGATTCTTATAAGAAGTTCTCAATCACTGGAAAAAACCTTAATAATGGGAAATTCGACATTTCTGGTGTTTCTCAATTAATTCAAAAAGATGATCACGTCTCCTTTTTCTTTAAAGGTGATGTGAATCAAATCGTAAAAATAATGTCTACTTTAAAATTAAAAGACATCTCCATAGAAGAACCAACACTTGAAGAAATATTTATGCATTATTACGAGTAG
- a CDS encoding ABC transporter permease, which produces MNIYKFEFSMLKKSTLIWSLAVPLGLAFYMLFYPTIATDTGALDDLMNSFPEEFLAAFGMNAELPVSSLLGYFSLTVSMIYIPLAIQASNYGFHMLSVEEREFTADFLLTKPVKRSEIFIAKVLAALTSLFITNLSMWIITIATLYLVKGDSPLELGKVIVVLSSFGFIQLFFFSLSLLISVSVKKVSSVLSFSMGLSFGLYILSALGSVLSFNIFKLLSVYAHFDPNYILINTNHQWNLVIITIAVIIISIPASYFLYSKRNIASL; this is translated from the coding sequence ATGAATATATATAAATTTGAATTTTCCATGTTGAAAAAATCAACACTTATATGGTCTTTAGCAGTTCCTTTGGGATTAGCATTTTATATGCTTTTTTATCCGACAATTGCTACAGACACTGGAGCTCTTGATGATTTAATGAATAGTTTTCCTGAAGAATTTCTAGCAGCTTTTGGTATGAATGCTGAATTACCAGTTTCTAGTCTTTTAGGTTATTTTTCTTTAACTGTTTCGATGATCTATATTCCTTTAGCTATTCAAGCTTCTAATTATGGATTTCATATGTTAAGTGTTGAAGAGAGAGAATTTACTGCAGATTTCCTTTTAACAAAACCTGTTAAAAGAAGCGAAATATTTATAGCAAAAGTACTTGCTGCATTGACAAGTTTATTCATTACTAATCTTTCTATGTGGATTATTACGATAGCTACTTTATACTTGGTTAAGGGAGATAGTCCTTTAGAGCTTGGTAAAGTAATTGTTGTCCTATCTTCTTTTGGTTTTATTCAATTGTTTTTCTTCTCTTTAAGCTTACTCATATCTGTATCAGTAAAAAAAGTCAGTAGCGTATTAAGCTTTTCTATGGGGTTATCTTTTGGATTATATATCTTATCAGCTCTAGGGTCAGTTTTATCATTTAATATTTTTAAACTGCTTTCTGTATATGCTCATTTTGATCCAAACTACATTCTTATCAATACAAACCATCAATGGAATTTAGTTATCATAACGATAGCAGTTATCATAATTTCAATTCCAGCTAGTTATTTCTTGTATTCAAAAAGAAATATTGCATCACTATAA
- a CDS encoding ABC transporter permease subunit encodes MNIIKRELKANLKSFLIWLIPLSIVMYVASIEFESYAGNQDILDAMASFEVLFQALGASVSDITTPEGFITILSLYIYLPLCIYSGLLGSNIISKEERDKTAEYLFTLPIRRDQVIRSKLIVSLFYSVLFNILLISVVGISYLRFDRSDQYFSFLFNLSIGVFLTQIIFLGLGMVLSSALKEYKKSGGITIAVLISTFMLSILITMVDGKLDFIKFLIPFQYFPANDMLSGDFNIFYILVSLIVFIVTAFSTFVFYKKRDLYI; translated from the coding sequence ATGAATATTATTAAACGCGAATTAAAAGCAAACCTAAAATCATTTCTCATATGGTTAATTCCTCTGTCAATTGTTATGTATGTGGCTAGCATCGAATTTGAAAGTTATGCTGGCAATCAAGATATTTTAGATGCGATGGCTAGTTTTGAAGTTTTATTTCAAGCACTAGGAGCATCTGTTTCAGATATCACGACACCTGAAGGCTTTATTACAATACTTTCACTATATATCTATCTTCCTTTGTGTATCTATTCAGGTTTACTGGGTAGTAATATTATCTCTAAGGAAGAAAGGGATAAAACTGCAGAATACTTATTTACACTTCCAATTAGAAGAGATCAAGTTATTCGTTCTAAATTGATAGTTTCTTTATTCTATTCAGTTTTATTTAATATTTTATTAATATCTGTTGTAGGCATTTCTTATTTAAGATTTGATCGATCAGATCAATATTTTAGTTTTTTATTCAATTTATCAATTGGTGTATTCCTTACTCAAATTATATTTTTAGGTCTAGGCATGGTTTTATCTTCAGCCCTTAAAGAATATAAAAAATCTGGAGGGATAACCATCGCAGTTTTGATTTCTACATTTATGCTATCTATCCTCATAACAATGGTTGATGGCAAATTAGATTTTATTAAGTTTTTAATTCCTTTTCAATACTTCCCTGCAAATGATATGTTGAGCGGTGATTTCAATATATTTTATATATTAGTATCTTTAATTGTATTTATTGTTACAGCATTTTCTACATTTGTGTTTTACAAAAAAAGAGACTTATACATATAA
- a CDS encoding glutaredoxin family protein encodes MSKLYMLTKPNCPNCSKLKLYLKTALHDQYKDDITIIDKEENYDLFFKMVKQHMVLALPVLIKDDDVLIDVSPQKVKAFLEKYTKKANE; translated from the coding sequence ATGTCTAAATTATATATGCTAACAAAACCGAATTGTCCAAACTGTAGTAAATTAAAATTATATTTAAAAACAGCTTTACATGACCAATATAAAGATGATATTACCATCATTGACAAAGAGGAGAACTACGATTTATTTTTTAAGATGGTCAAACAACATATGGTACTTGCATTACCAGTACTTATTAAAGATGATGATGTATTAATTGATGTGAGTCCTCAAAAAGTAAAAGCATTTCTAGAAAAATATACAAAAAAAGCTAATGAGTAA
- a CDS encoding ABC transporter permease, with amino-acid sequence MYEFTSLVKRHMLKFLRDRTAVFFSFLSVIILLVLYFLFIGENFVSELRNPLYANLIDPGLIDYIKISNMMGGILVINTISLSLGIMGNVINDLEQRSLDAYLVTPVKRYKIIFSYYVAAIIVTAFFTIVMWGFTIIYLGILSGYWFPISTIFYTTILLIFFTFISSSLMIYLVTLLKSVSAFGALSGILGTVIGFTCGIYMPLVILSPAIQSAASALPFTHMTILLKNALLKEPMSLLTASLGTEDAVNQMKPYFGMNEIGLFGADVNMFWLMLGSSVIAGILLYLGYRNMSRKIKQ; translated from the coding sequence ATGTATGAGTTCACATCGTTAGTTAAAAGACACATGTTGAAGTTTTTAAGAGATAGAACAGCAGTTTTTTTCTCATTTTTGAGTGTTATTATATTGTTAGTCTTATACTTTTTATTTATAGGTGAAAACTTTGTATCTGAATTAAGAAATCCTCTATATGCGAATCTAATCGATCCTGGTCTTATTGATTATATTAAAATAAGCAATATGATGGGTGGTATTTTAGTCATCAATACAATTTCGCTATCCTTAGGTATTATGGGAAATGTCATTAATGATTTGGAACAAAGATCACTTGATGCGTATTTAGTGACTCCAGTTAAGCGATATAAAATTATATTCAGTTATTATGTAGCTGCAATTATCGTAACAGCTTTTTTTACAATTGTTATGTGGGGATTTACAATTATTTATCTAGGTATTCTTAGTGGATATTGGTTTCCCATATCTACTATATTTTATACAACTATACTATTAATCTTCTTTACGTTTATATCTTCCTCACTTATGATTTATTTAGTAACATTATTAAAATCAGTTTCTGCTTTTGGTGCCCTATCAGGTATTTTAGGAACTGTTATTGGATTTACCTGTGGTATTTATATGCCGCTTGTTATTCTTTCACCTGCTATTCAAAGTGCTGCGTCAGCACTCCCATTTACACATATGACGATATTACTTAAAAATGCATTATTAAAAGAACCTATGAGTCTTTTAACTGCAAGTCTAGGAACAGAAGATGCGGTTAACCAAATGAAACCATATTTTGGAATGAATGAAATTGGTTTATTTGGAGCAGATGTTAATATGTTTTGGTTAATGCTTGGATCAAGTGTTATTGCAGGTATACTTTTATATCTAGGATATAGAAATATGAGTAGAAAAATTAAGCAATAA
- a CDS encoding ABC transporter ATP-binding protein, which yields MDEILTVKNLVKSYKEILAVDDISFSVKRGSLFAFLGPNGAGKSTTINVITTLLNKDSGQVMINGKTDEKYFREKIGVVFQNNVLDDVLTVKENLLYRGALYLKTKEKVLERYLELAEFLNLHEFENQRFKTLSGGQKRRTEIARALFANPEILLLDEPTTGLDPETRQIVWKVIEQLKEEKGITIFLTTHYMEEAANADHVVIINKGKIIVEGTPAFLKEKHSYDRFKIVPFDKEKLKIELKKLKKDFVKIADQFIIKVENTQDTLNLIETLKDNIKQLEVVKGSMDDVFVNVVGKDSLYV from the coding sequence GTGGATGAAATCTTAACAGTAAAAAACCTTGTAAAATCATATAAAGAAATATTAGCAGTTGATGACATCTCTTTTTCAGTAAAAAGAGGTAGTCTTTTTGCTTTTTTAGGACCTAATGGAGCAGGTAAATCAACAACTATAAACGTTATCACGACTCTACTAAATAAAGATAGTGGACAAGTAATGATTAATGGAAAAACAGACGAAAAATATTTTAGAGAGAAAATAGGAGTCGTCTTTCAAAACAATGTTTTAGATGATGTATTAACAGTCAAAGAAAACTTATTATATAGAGGTGCACTTTATTTAAAAACAAAAGAAAAAGTATTAGAAAGATACTTAGAATTAGCAGAATTTTTAAATTTGCATGAATTTGAAAATCAAAGATTTAAAACTTTATCTGGCGGACAAAAAAGAAGAACAGAAATTGCAAGAGCGCTTTTTGCTAATCCAGAGATTTTATTGTTAGATGAACCAACAACCGGCCTAGATCCAGAAACTAGACAAATCGTTTGGAAAGTTATTGAGCAATTAAAGGAAGAAAAAGGCATTACTATATTTTTAACTACGCACTACATGGAAGAAGCAGCCAATGCTGACCATGTTGTTATTATCAATAAAGGTAAGATTATCGTTGAAGGAACTCCAGCATTTTTAAAAGAAAAACATAGTTATGATCGATTTAAAATTGTTCCTTTTGATAAAGAAAAATTAAAAATAGAATTAAAGAAATTAAAAAAGGATTTTGTAAAAATTGCTGATCAGTTTATCATTAAAGTAGAAAACACACAAGATACACTTAATTTAATCGAAACTTTAAAAGATAACATTAAACAACTTGAAGTTGTAAAAGGATCAATGGATGATGTTTTTGTAAATGTTGTTGGGAAGGATTCTTTATATGTATGA
- a CDS encoding YczE/YyaS/YitT family protein, translating into MKKYHILKTIIYISGILTIALGINILIASTLGLGAWDTVAYNLSVLVNISVGTASAIVNVLVLLFVISFRRKLKYFSILLPIFGLAFAIDFWNIFVFEDIVLTLFWVKLLFFIVGSFTITLGLALMMISTYPAMVYEELTLVMMRHLGVKKFFTMRIMIELFAIILAINIGFIAGIEFGAVNIGSFVLAIVIGPIISFHLHWLSKVFKFLKTS; encoded by the coding sequence ATGAAAAAGTATCACATTTTAAAAACCATCATATATATATCTGGCATTTTGACTATTGCTTTAGGTATAAACATTTTAATAGCTAGCACACTGGGTTTGGGTGCTTGGGATACTGTTGCATATAATTTAAGTGTCTTAGTAAACATTTCTGTAGGTACCGCAAGTGCAATTGTAAATGTATTAGTTTTATTATTTGTAATCTCATTTCGAAGAAAATTAAAATACTTTTCGATTCTTCTTCCTATATTTGGATTAGCTTTTGCAATAGATTTTTGGAACATATTTGTTTTTGAAGATATAGTATTAACATTATTTTGGGTTAAATTACTATTTTTTATAGTTGGATCATTCACTATCACTTTAGGTCTGGCTTTAATGATGATCTCAACATATCCGGCAATGGTTTATGAAGAGCTTACGCTTGTAATGATGAGACATTTAGGAGTAAAGAAATTTTTTACAATGCGCATTATGATTGAGCTTTTCGCAATTATATTGGCCATTAATATTGGATTTATTGCCGGTATAGAATTTGGTGCAGTGAATATAGGTTCCTTTGTATTAGCAATAGTTATAGGCCCTATCATTTCATTTCACCTACATTGGTTATCAAAAGTATTTAAGTTTTTGAAAACATCTTAA